The genomic window CGAGCTGTCAAGAGCCCTTCCAAGTCGAACCAAGACATGGCATGGGCACAAGCCATCATCGACGACGGAACCGCGGGCCTTGCTGCCACGCGACGGGGGAGATTCTGCTGCCTGTGGGCTACGGGGAGAGGAGATAGGCTCCTCCCCCGGATCTGGGGCCGCCCAATCTCTGGGGCATATCGTGAGTATTTTTGTCCCGTCTGTAGTCTTCGGATGTGTGGGAATAGTGACAAGCCACCAAGTTCCGACAACTTTAGGTGGGTTCGGGGCGAGGCGAAAATCCGGGGAAGAAGTGTAGCCGGCAGAAATGGCTGGTGGCTTTTGTGGCGGAACTCTCGTGACATGAGCTTTTGGCTGTAGACATTTCTCTGTCGAGTCCGGAGCGCGATGCGCATCTTTGGCGCTACGCGACGGGCAAGCTACGAGGTCGGCAGGGAATCGGCACCGAAGCGTCGCGATACGTTTGCCAGTGGTGGCTTTTTGCCGTCTTATCTCTCAGCTCCCTTTTAACCCTGCTGCAAACTGCTGGGTTGGGCAAGACAATTCTGTATATAGCGCCGGCGCGATCCCTCATCGACCGTGTTTGTCTTGAGACTTCTGGCAAGGGCCAGTTTTGCCATCGTCGGCACTTGGGATCGGTGTCCTTGATCAAAAGCTGCAACAGCAACCGACTCTTCATCTTGACATCCGACAAGATTCGACCATTCTGAATTTCTGAACAAACACGGCATCCAGATAACACCACCGCGTGGCCATGGATAGCAAGACGCTGGATAAGGAGGCGTCGAGCTGCGAGGCTTCGAGCCAGTCTGTGGTCGAGGACGCCTCTGGCCAACGGCTTCGGCGTGCCGTCCGCAAGATCGACTGGGCCATCATGCCGCTCATGTTCCTCTGCTACTTCCTCCAGTTTCTTGACAAGGTGCTCATCAACTATGCCAACATCATGGGCATCTCCAAGAGTCTCGAGTTCAGGGACGGCAACGACTTCTCGTGGATGGCAACCGCCTTCTTTATCGGCTatgccgtggccgagttcCCCCAGGGCTACCTCATCCAACGCTTCCCTGTGACCAAGGTTCTCGGCATCAACGTTCTTCTTTGGGGCGTGACCATCTGCTGCACCGCTGCCACGCAGAGCTTTGCCGGCGTGACGGCCGTCCGCACGCTCCTCGGCATGTTTGAGGCCGTCATCACCCCGGCTCTCATCATGATCACGTCCCAGTGGTATACGAGGCGGCAGGCCACTCCACGCACGGGGATATGGTACTGCGGCTTGGGGGTTGGTCAAACCCTGGGCGGCCTGGTGTCTTGGGCCGCGCAGCACGGCTCTGCCACTTCGTCGTTTGAAAGTTGGCGCATCATGTTTGTTTCTGTCGGCGCGTTTAACCTGGCCGTGGGCGCGGCTGTGACGTTTGCCATGCCTCAAAGtattgacaaggccaaattCCTCAGCGACGGTGAGAAATTGCTCGTCAAAGAAGCCCTTTCGAGGGATCAGTctggcaacggcaagaagGTATTCCGGGCCCGCGACATACTTGAAGCGGCGACTGACCTGCAGGTATGGCTGCTCTGCCTCAATACgatcctcatcgtcattcCCTCTGGCATCATTACCACCTTCTCGGCGACGCTGATTGCCGGGTTCGGGTATAAgcccaagacggcggcccTCCTCAACATGCCTTCGGGCGTCGTATCCGTCTCCGCCACGCTCGCGGGGACGTTTGCCATTCTGTACAACTTCCCCCGCTGGCTGGCCATCATTTTGCTCCTGGTGCCGACTCTCATTGGGGCGGGCCTCATGTCGTTCTACTCGCACTCCCAGGCGGGAGCTCTTGCGGGCATCTATCTCATCAACTTTGACGTCGCCCCGTTGGCTCTCATCTACGCCCTCGTGGGTGCCAACACCCAGGGCTACACCAAGAAGGTGGCAACAAATGCCGCCGTCGCTATTTGCTTTTCCATTGCCAACATTATCGGGCCGCAGACGTTCCGCAAGGAGAATGCGCCGCGGTATCTTCCGGCCAAGATTACCGTGTTTGGTGTCTGCGGAGGCGCCATGCTCGTGACCATCCTCCTGAGGTTGCTTTACGGATGGCGCAACAGACAGACAGAGGCGGTGAGGATTGCCGAGGCAGAGGCCATCGATAGGGGAGAGATTCGTGTCCGtgttgaggaagaagaggcgaTGACGGATAGGACGAACCCGGCGTTCCGGTACGTGTACTAACAAAGGATGATTGGCTCCGGGATGGGATATTCGTTACATTGTCATGGGTACGCATGATTTTACTTTTTTGGGATCCGTCCTTTGTCTGAGGGCTATGCTATTGAAATTCCCGCGGtggtggagatgatgaaCGACTACTGGTGCTATGATATGCATAAGACGATTCGAGATTTTCCATCGTGGAGGTCATGAGAAGCTTTCAACATGTGAATCCAACTTGAATCCTTGAGCTTCGCGACGGCTCATCAGTACGGGCCTGTGCGTGTGTCTTTCGCGGGGGTTGGCCCCATTGATAGTAATTAATACAAGCCGACtatggccatgtcgtcgatcATCTACTTGTGTTTCTCTGTAAATGGAGAGAGCCCACGGCCGCATTGGCCTTGTCACCACGTCGTGTTTCATCTGTAAAAGACTAGACCGGACTGCAAAAATAGGATGCCAATGACatgcacatgtctggtgtttgggACACGACAACCCCTGCTTTGTTCTCGACGATGTTCAAGTCACGGAACCCCTTTCCGCAGCTCTATGCGCCGGTCATCGCATCAGCCCTGCCGGAAGTCGGGGCGCCGGGCGTGGTCTCCGTCGGTATTGATACACCGCAAGCAATGGCAGAAAATCGAATTATCAGATCATTGTCCATGATGCACAATTTGCATGGTCGATGTGGCCGCCAGGTGTCCGCGAGCCTCTCGCGGCGTGTAACTGCATATGCATATACTGCAAGAGAAATAAGCACCAGGTCGAGTCGAATCAATACTTCTGAGCTCCAACCGTATGCTGTATGCTATGCTGAGTGGTGTGGCTGTCGGGCAGCATTGACATTCGAGTGCCAACTAGTCGGTTGTGGCCTGCGCGAATGGAACATGGAAACGTCTGGCGGGGATTTGAGCCTTTCCTTGGGTGCTGGGGAGATCCGAGCCTCTCTCTCTGGCAGCGGTGCGGTCGATCCACATCATGTTTGCGACGGGGCAGGCGCGTCGCCTCAAACCTTCCGCGGCCTCCTTCTGATTGACGGCCCAGCAGGCAAGGGCGGCATGAGGTAGCACTTTAGGATGGAGGGGGCTCCTGCTCGGCGGTGCTCTGGCTTCTGCTCTCTGGCTGGgcagcttcaatgttcgccCGGACAATCTCACCATTCCGAGATCAACAAAGTGCGCGCAGCTTGTCGACAACAATTTGCTCTCGGCTGGCATCCAAGACTCACTCTCCTTGCCCCCATGCATCACACAGAGTTCAGACATCGGCCGACGGCGGCATTAAGCAGAGTTTGTTCCGATGCATCACGACGCACTTCCATGATCCGCCGGCTGCGAAATCAACAACTTCCAGGAGACAAACAAAGCAATCGTCGCATAGAAACAGCCAATAGAAACCAGCACAGTATGTTGGCACAGTTTTCGGCATTATGTCATGTTGCCGCGGACGTGAAATAGGGTCTGGGTTGCTACGACCGCTTGACTGGAACAGATGAAGCAAGCGACTCGAATTCTTGAATCGGGGAGATGACGGAACAATCCAGGCAACATTATTCGCTGCAACGTTTGCGAGGACCCTATCTCATGGTGCTTATCGGAACTTGGCCGTTTCAATACAGTTTGTGGACAAGGTATCGTATCCGACCacctggcggcgttgattgACTCCGAAGGCGTCCAGTACTTTTGATCTCCCGCGGCATCATGCTCAGCGGGTATCTTAACTACTAAGCTCTCGTTGCTACTTGGCGTCAACGCCGATCGGCAACAGGCAACTGTCAAAGTACACAGCCGCGCATACGGACCATACGATCTCACGGGATCACATGGTTTCAACTTTGACTGCTCATCCATGGTAAAGACTATTGTTCTTGTTGTATTGATGCTTCCCGTCGGAAGAGAAGAGCCCTAAACCATGGCTTCTAAAGtttggcggcgcggcgcAGCGCCACAGCACCCTGCTGAGGTATGCGCTGAAGGGCACGGAGCGTCATGACGGGGCCTCTATTGGCGACGCCTTGATTGCCAAATGCTCTTGTCATCAGTTTTCAGTCGTCGAAATGGCCCGCGACAACTTGGACAGCTCCAGCATGGCTGTGCCTGTTGCTCTCGCGACGGCGAATCCCGCCAATTGTTGAAGAGAAGAGCCATTCACCACCGGGAGAGTCCGATGTAGAAATCGATTCTTCCCCTAATAGGATTCTGTGTTTGTAATTCTCTTCAATTTGCCAACCCGGGGTCGTTTCATTGCCTATTCGGTGTCGTCTCAACGCAGCCCGGAGAGTATTTCCGGAGCTACAACGTTGGAGCTCATATACAGACGAAGCAGCCAACAACAAACCTGGTTTCGCGTTGAGCCGGACCTTCGGGTCGCAATATGTGTTTGACATGGATGGAGAAACGACCTGGCCATTCCTAGGGAACCCAACCACTGAAACTGACTGGTGCAAACATAAACATAAACTCAATGACAAACACGAATAGCCAATGCTGGGTATAAATGCTCCCCACTtaacaccagacagcacttgCAATTGCGACGGCTGCAGTCAGGGATTAAGCAGCCAGAAACTCGAGGCATCCACCAGGGCGAAAAGTCCAGGCAAGTTGACAGCTCGGGGACCTTTTCGCTGCTTCTCAGCAGTAGTTACCTCGCTACAACCAAATTTCCTGTTGGTACCCTAACTCCTACGATATCATTAGTCACTGTTCTGGAAACGACCCAgttggcaatggcgaggACGCCACGCTTTTGCTCCAGCAGAGTATCCGCCGGACTGGAGCTAGCAGAATGTTGCGCTTATTTTTCTTCCGAAAAACAGATCCCTTGGCTCCGCAGAGCTGGCTGGGGTTTCTGGACATGACTTGTTGTCCTGCGGCCTCTGTCCGGTTTCTGGCCGTTCTATTTCACACTTAAAGGTCTGGGTATCCTCTTGAGGTATGGACGTATGTCGTGATACTCCAGGGAGAGACTATCGAGACAAGGTGTTCAAACGACAAATTCATTCGGCGTACGACACGAATCAACTATGCCTTCCAAAATCGCCTCACCTATTAGCCCTCCTGCGACAGTTATTGTCACTGGTGCCAATGGCTTTATTGCTCAACATTGTATTGCAGCGTTGCTCAACCAGGGCTATAATGTTGTTGGCACCGTCAGGTCAGCATCTAAAATCGACCCAGTAAAGGAGGCACACAAGTCACACCCCGGCCTGCAACTAGTCGTTGTCGACGACATTACTTCATCAGATTGTTACCTCAAGGCTTTCGATAACTTGAAGCCGAGCGCAGTTTTTCATCTTGCCGCGCCATTCCACTACAACGCCAGTAATTTCGAGACCGAACTCATGATTCCCGCCGTACTTGGTTCTACCGCAATCCTTGAGGCCGCAACTCAAATACCAAGCATTAAGCGAGTCGTTCACACCAACAGCTTTGCGTGTATATATGACGCTGCCGCTGGGCCATCCCCAGAAAAGACATATACTTCTAAAGATTGGAGTCCGCTTACCTACGAGGATGGTGTTAATGCCTCCAATGCGCCTACCGCCTACCGAGCCAGCAAGACGGCTGCCGAGAAAGCTGCATGGAGTTTCATCTCCGAGAGGAAACCTGCATTCGATCTAGTCAGCCTTTGTCCCACAATGGTCTTTGGTCCTTTCCTGCCTGGATCGACGCCAAAGTCCATCCAGGAGGTCAACACGAGCAACCTTATGGTATGGTCTGTCGTCTCTGCTGGCAAAAACCAACCCGTCCCTCCTACAAAGGGCCCGTGTTGGGTTGATGTGCGAGATGTAGCCGAGGCTCATGTTAAAGCGCTCCTTGTACccgaggcgggcggcggccgtTACATGCTTTGCCAGGGCGTCTATTGCAACCAAGAACTCGCCGATGTGAGCCGGAAGGTGACTTCAAAATATGCTGAGAAGATCCCAGTCGGTGAACCTGGCAAGCGAGAGAAGCACACTCATTTTGGAGTCGACGCCAGTGATGCTGAGAGAGTATTTGGGCTGAAATGGAGAGGATTGGAAGACTGTCTAGACGATCTCGTACCTCAATTATTCGAGATTGAGCGAAGTTCAGTTTCTGCATAGAAGTAGAAGTTGGAAGACATGCAAACATGGCTAGCCTGTGGCCACTTCTCGCTTCCATAGCACTATGAACGGCTTGGATACCTTGTCAAGTGCTTGTACATTTCGGGCCCTACGGTGTTGGTGGCAACTCTGATTtatttccttcttctcccacaACAGTCACGACTGGGCATGAATAATgagatatatataatacaaaCTCCTTCGTTTCCCCTTTACAGTTTCGAATTCAGTAATGCTTTGATGAAAATTCAAGCCCAGCGCACCTGCAGCCCTAACAACCTCGTCGCGAAAAACAAGGTGGTTTGATGCTGCAAATTGTGTTGATGCCTTTAAAGACCACTACGGGAAGCGACTAGGTAGGCGACGCTGTCTTTCCAATACTAGAGGATTtagtgtacggagtaatggtAATGTTGAAGAGCCATGTCTGATTGAGATATTCATTGCCCTTCTTGCCTGTGCATATGGACAACGCAGGCTTGTACAAGTAGCACCCGTGTGCATTCATATGGGCTTTCATCATTCGCTTCATTCTTCAGACGGGCATTCTATGGCGGTTTCTGCGGCAGGACTACTTTGGCTAACTCTAACTTGGGCCTCGCGTCACGTCACAAGTCCACAGCCGTACAACAGAGGGCATTGATCTCTTGCTGTATCAGAACTCGGCAGCTACCCTGGCGAGAAGATCAAGTAAAGTGGTGGGTGGCCATGCGGGGGCCATCAACGGCCATGAATTGAATGCAGCGACATGGACGTGCCCATGGACCAGCTCAGTGCCACAAACTCGGGCCGCAAGACGTTCAACATGAATACTATTGCTTGTTGCCATCAAGTAAGGCCCCGTTCAAGCCATCTTTGCTGTGGCTCGCCGTAAAACGCCTGGCTGCAACaggatggccatgatggccgctgCCGTCTGACTCACCCGGCCAATGCACTTACACGCCTCAAATGCTCTGCCCATCGCCGACCGGTTTAATGCCCTGAATTCCCATTACAAACATGACAAAAAGGCCATGGATCCAGACCAGACGGCGATCTTGATAAAGAGGTCAGTAGCGCAaaaacaacagcagcagaatGGGCAAACTACGCGTCTCGGATTCGGaagccctcgtcctcgtccaatCTCTCCGTCGTgtcccgccgccgctggacATCCGCCGCTGCAGCGAAGGCGGCGATCATCTCGTCTGGACGGTAAacgacgccctcgtcctccgGGTTCCGGCCGACCAGGGCAGCGGCGAAGAGCCGCTGCTCCGAGAGAGGAGACTGCTTGAGCTGCTGCTAAGAAATGATGAACTCGCACCCCTTGTCCCGCCGTGTATTGACGTCGGGGTTTGGAACCCCCACGGCCGGCAGTACGCTTTGTACCACAAGGCGAAGGGTGTGTCTGTGGAATCGGACCCTCGGGGAGTGACGAAGAGCACCGAGGATGATTTGGTAGCGTTCTTGGTCGGCCTAGGAGGCGTGCGTGTTGGTGACGCCCTGGGCATTGGCGTTCcggagggcgaggaggcggATTTGGATGAACTGCGCGGTCGTGCGACGGCGGCTTTGGACGTTTTAAGGAGGAGGCGACAGTTGATGGAGTTGGACGAGGTCATTtcgctggagaagctggacgCCCCCTGGCATGTTCAGCCTGGCAGCAGCGTGAGGAAAGTGCTGACACATGCAGACCCAAGGGGGAACATGTGTTTCTCGACGCGGCCGGTCGGGTTACGGGCGTGATTGACTGGAGCGATGCCCGGGTTGGCTGTCCGTCGGTTGAGGTTTCCGGGCTGGCGGTGGCTGTTGGTGCCAGGATGGCAGCCCGGGTGGCGAAAAGGGCGGGATACGAGGCGGATATCGTGTGCAAGGGCGTCATCATGGCCCGGTGTAATGGTGTTTTGGGCTTGGAGGCCATCTTGCGAGGGGACGATGATAGCCCGGAGCTGTTGGTGAGGAGGCAACTGCGGAGAGCATTTGAAGAGTTTGACGCTTGAATGAGGGTGTAGAGTGTAAATTGCGCGTACTTCATCATTGCTTGATGAAGTCTGGTGAACAGACATCGTGAGAGTAAACTGCCATCTATGGGAGCCAATGGCCAAACCGGACAACAAGTTGTGCTTTCTGTAGTTCCCACGCGTATGGAAGATTTTAATCAACCAGGCCTGAACTAAACCATCTGCAATTTAGTCGCATCACACTTGTGATTTGATTACATAGCCATGCTCCTACAAGACAAACCATCGTCTTCCCCGCAAGTGCTTCTGAGATGTCCAGCAAAGCTTCTTTACCTAACCTCTCCGTCTTATTTCCGTTTAACCCCGCTGCCGCAGGAGTTTATGTATTCGCCCTGAGCATCACCTCCCATGAATGCGGAGTAAGCCGTCAGCTGAGATTCAAGTCTCGCTAAACACGGCAATGGACCAACGCCATTGGCGTACACCGTGACATCATGACCAGTTGCTGACCACCTGGACcaaaagtataaaatctcCCAACAGGCCACGAAACCACCACTGGCCGCTAAATCACCACACAATGGCTTCTGTTGCAAAGACCATCGTCGCCACAGGCCTCTCCTCGGGCATTGTAGGTGTGGGAATGCTCCCTGATACACTTGAATGCAGACTAACGCGGATATCAGGGCCTGGAAGTGCTGAAACAGCTCCTGGAGCAGGCCACTCCTTACAAAGTCATCCTTGGAGCGCGAGACATCAAAGCCGCCAGTGATGCCGTTGCCCGTCTTCAGTacgacaagacggccaatgCCGTGGCCGTACTGCCCCTCGAGTTGGCCAACTTGAAAACGGTCAAGGCTTTTGCTCAGCAGGCGCTGGACagtgtcggcggcggcaagattGATTATTTGCTCCTGAACGCCGGCATGTTCAAACCTGCGGACAAGGAGTCTCCTGGGAAGTGGTGCGAGGCGGCTGTTGTGAACCACTTTTGTAAGTCTTTGTGCATCTACTTTGGGCTGCATCGGCCTTGGTAGCTAAACATTGGCTTCAGCTCAGCATTATTTGACGCACTTGCTTCGCGAGAAGCTTGTTGCCTCCAAGGCGCGAATTGTCGTCGTTTCTTCTGGTGCTATTCGCAATGTTGAAGATCCTGGTACGTCTCTTGATCAGCCTACCTTTGTCCTACTCGGCGCGACGCTTGGGAAGTTGACAATGAACAGCCGTCCTTGAAGCAAGGCTTGCCAATGGTTCCGGAGCCGACGGCTACTCTGTCTATGCCGGCAGCAAATTCACCCAACTACTCGGAGCGCATTGGTGGCGTCGCCAGCTCAAGGGCCAGTGTGACGTTGTGGCTGTTTCGCCGGGACTGATTCCCAACACTGGCCTTGGGCGCGGTTCAGGCTTCCAGATTCCCCCGAATTTGCCTGATGCCAAGTCGGTGCCCGAGGGTGCACAGAGCGTTATCGCGGCATTGTCTCGTAGTGACTTTCCAGAGGATTCAGGTCGCATTTTCTTGACGAGTTGGGGCGAGTGGTGGGACAAGGATGTAATTGGAAAGACTCTCGACAAGGAGCTGCAGGACAAGTGGTGTCCCGGCAAGGAGGTATCAGAGAGGGATGCTGGTCTTGTGCCATGATGGCATGCGCATGGAGGGAGAAGACGTGGCATGGCAGACCAcgtaactattatatacaTTTGTGCAACATTTCACAGAGCAACGTTTCACATGAGGGATATTATCGACTCAGATGCAAACCAACTAACTACCATGAGATCAACAGTGAGTACACTATTTCCTCTTGGCTAACCATCAAAGTATAGCCACGCCATTTGGTGGACTGGCCACACCGCCGGGAACCTATCAATGT from Metarhizium brunneum chromosome 2, complete sequence includes these protein-coding regions:
- the Rdh14 gene encoding Retinol dehydrogenase 14, with the translated sequence MASVAKTIVATGLSSGIGLEVLKQLLEQATPYKVILGARDIKAASDAVARLQYDKTANAVAVLPLELANLKTVKAFAQQALDSVGGGKIDYLLLNAGMFKPADKESPGKWCEAAVVNHFSQHYLTHLLREKLVASKARIVVVSSGAIRNVEDPAVLEARLANGSGADGYSVYAGSKFTQLLGAHWWRRQLKGQCDVVAVSPGLIPNTGLGRGSGFQIPPNLPDAKSVPEGAQSVIAALSRSDFPEDSGRIFLTSWGEWWDKDVIGKTLDKELQDKWCPGKEVSERDAGLVP